From a single Micromonospora pallida genomic region:
- a CDS encoding cold-shock protein produces MAIGTVKWFNADKGFGFITPDGGGPDVFAHFSAIQSSGYRSLDENQRVEFEVTQGQKGPQAENIRPL; encoded by the coding sequence ATGGCAATTGGCACCGTCAAGTGGTTCAACGCTGACAAGGGCTTCGGCTTCATCACCCCGGATGGCGGCGGTCCCGACGTCTTCGCCCACTTCTCGGCGATCCAGTCCTCCGGCTACCGGAGCCTGGACGAGAACCAGCGGGTCGAGTTCGAGGTGACCCAGGGTCAGAAGGGCCCGCAGGCGGAGAACATCCGCCCGCTCTGA
- a CDS encoding DEAD/DEAH box helicase has protein sequence MTTIIPSFAETGLRPELLAALVAQGIDRPFPIQAATLPDSLAGRDVLGRGRTGSGKTLAFGLPTLHRTAGHRARPGRPRALVLVPTRELAQQVTTALMPYATALGLRCATVVGGLSLQRQADALRAGAEVVVATPGRLHDLIDRGDVRLGEVRTTVLDEADRMADMGFLPQVTKLLEQVAPDGQRMLFSATLDGGVDRLVRRFLTNPVTHSVDPGTATVTAMTHHVLHVDLDDKPAAIARIAAREGRTILFMGTKHRADRVARQLLARGVRAAALHGGKSQPQRTRILEQFKTGAVTALVATDVAARGIHVDGLDLVVNVDPPTEAKDYLHRGGRTARAGESGTVVTLVLPEQRRDVAKLMNVAGIKPHVVAVRPGDEALTRVTGAREPSGVPVTIPVPAATPASVKSGAASTSGTAARSGAGSALGAASAGGRSPHRSSGRSRRPRRPRAS, from the coding sequence ATGACCACCATCATTCCGTCGTTCGCCGAAACCGGCCTGCGGCCGGAACTGCTCGCCGCGCTCGTCGCACAGGGCATCGACCGGCCGTTCCCGATCCAGGCGGCCACACTGCCCGACTCGCTCGCCGGTCGGGACGTGCTCGGGCGAGGTCGTACCGGCTCCGGTAAGACCCTCGCCTTCGGGCTGCCGACGCTGCACCGTACCGCCGGCCACCGGGCCCGGCCGGGCCGGCCGAGGGCGCTTGTCCTGGTACCGACCCGGGAGCTGGCCCAGCAGGTCACCACCGCGCTCATGCCGTACGCGACCGCGCTCGGCCTGCGCTGCGCGACCGTGGTCGGCGGGCTGTCCCTGCAGCGTCAGGCGGACGCCCTGCGGGCCGGGGCCGAGGTGGTCGTGGCGACCCCGGGCCGGCTGCACGACCTGATCGACCGGGGTGACGTCCGGTTGGGCGAGGTGCGGACCACCGTTCTCGACGAGGCCGACCGGATGGCCGACATGGGCTTCCTGCCGCAGGTCACGAAGCTGCTGGAGCAGGTCGCCCCGGACGGTCAGCGGATGCTCTTCTCCGCCACTCTCGACGGCGGTGTGGACCGGCTGGTCCGCCGCTTCCTGACCAACCCGGTCACGCACTCGGTCGACCCCGGCACCGCCACGGTGACCGCGATGACCCACCACGTGCTGCACGTCGACCTGGACGACAAACCCGCCGCCATCGCCCGCATCGCGGCCCGCGAGGGCCGCACCATCCTGTTCATGGGTACGAAGCACCGCGCCGACCGGGTCGCCCGGCAACTGCTCGCCCGGGGGGTCCGTGCGGCCGCGCTGCACGGCGGCAAATCGCAGCCGCAGCGCACCCGGATTCTTGAGCAGTTCAAGACCGGGGCGGTGACCGCGCTGGTCGCCACCGACGTGGCGGCCCGGGGCATCCACGTGGACGGTCTCGACCTGGTGGTGAACGTGGACCCGCCGACCGAGGCGAAGGACTACCTGCACCGGGGCGGGCGTACCGCGCGGGCCGGGGAGTCCGGCACGGTGGTCACCCTGGTGCTGCCGGAGCAGCGCCGGGACGTCGCGAAGCTGATGAACGTGGCCGGCATCAAACCGCACGTCGTCGCGGTGCGTCCTGGCGACGAGGCGCTGACCCGGGTGACCGGCGCCCGGGAGCCCTCCGGTGTCCCGGTCACCATCCCGGTGCCGGCCGCCACCCCGGCCTCCGTCAAGTCCGGCGCGGCGTCCACGTCGGGTACGGCTGCCAGGTCCGGCGCAGGCTCCGCCCTCGGTGCGGCATCGGCCGGCGGCCGCAGCCCGCACCGCTCCTCGGGCCGTTCCCGCCGCCCCCGCCGCCCCCGCGCCTCCTGA
- a CDS encoding MerR family transcriptional regulator: MAQPDDMFGDDDYPAYTMGRAAEITGASQDFLRRLDEAKLITPSRSSGGHRRYSRHQLRLAARAREMVDQGTALEAACRIILLEDQLEEALRHNQNNQR; this comes from the coding sequence ATGGCTCAACCCGACGACATGTTCGGTGACGACGACTACCCCGCCTACACGATGGGCCGCGCCGCGGAGATCACCGGCGCGTCGCAGGACTTTCTGCGTCGTCTCGACGAGGCGAAGCTGATCACTCCGTCCCGGTCGTCCGGCGGCCACCGCCGCTACTCCCGTCACCAACTGCGCCTTGCCGCGCGGGCCCGGGAGATGGTCGACCAAGGTACCGCCCTGGAAGCCGCCTGCCGGATCATTCTTCTCGAAGACCAGCTCGAAGAAGCCCTCCGGCACAACCAGAACAACCAGCGCTGA
- a CDS encoding RrF2 family transcriptional regulator, whose amino-acid sequence MHVSARADYALRALLAIADTGGGELVKAATLAEVQQIPLSVLHGILLDLRRADLLVSHRGTEGGYSLSRPADQITVGDVLRAVGGTLTTVRGLPAGSAGYQGVATGLRDVWLAVHGAVEQVVDRITLADLLTPEHRPADPAHW is encoded by the coding sequence GTGCACGTCTCCGCCCGCGCCGACTACGCCCTCCGGGCCCTGCTCGCCATCGCCGACACCGGCGGAGGCGAGTTGGTCAAGGCCGCCACCCTGGCGGAGGTCCAACAGATCCCGCTCAGCGTGCTGCACGGAATCCTGCTCGACCTGCGCCGGGCCGACCTGCTGGTCAGCCACCGGGGCACGGAAGGCGGCTACAGCCTGAGCCGGCCCGCCGACCAGATCACCGTCGGCGACGTGCTGCGCGCCGTCGGCGGCACCCTGACCACCGTACGCGGCCTGCCCGCCGGAAGCGCCGGCTACCAGGGGGTGGCGACCGGGCTTCGGGACGTCTGGCTCGCCGTACACGGGGCGGTCGAGCAGGTCGTCGACCGGATCACCCTCGCCGACCTGCTCACCCCCGAACACCGCCCCGCCGACCCGGCCCACTGGTGA
- a CDS encoding M16 family metallopeptidase has protein sequence MAARRSRIPATKYPVERFTLDNGLRVVLTPDRSAPVVGVAVVYDVGIRSEPEGRTGFAHLFEHLMFQGSENLEKLAHFRHVQGAGGTFNGSTHLDYTDYYEYLPANALERALFLEADRMRGPRLTEENLRNQVDVVKEEIRVNVLNRPYGGFPWLTLSPVVFDTYPNAHDGYGSFDDLESATVDEAVDFFQRYYASGNAVLAVSGDLDVAEATALVERHFGDVPARPAPDRPDFGEPDLTVERRSAYTDKLAPMPAVASAWRVPDPITDVAGYLAYVVLAEVLTDGDASRLVERLVQRDRTVTSIGGYLGFMGDPFDVRDPTVLVLQHHLPPGGDVDKVLRTVDEELDRLASDGLTEGELARTQARMATHLLRDTDAVLGRALRMAVLEQQRGEPGLLNDLPRLVGEVTEEQVRTAAATLRPERRASIEVIPGGAR, from the coding sequence GTGGCGGCGCGGAGATCCAGAATTCCAGCGACGAAGTACCCGGTGGAGCGCTTCACCCTCGACAACGGACTGCGGGTGGTGCTGACACCCGACCGCAGCGCCCCGGTGGTCGGGGTCGCGGTCGTCTACGACGTCGGCATCCGCTCCGAACCGGAGGGGCGCACCGGCTTCGCCCACCTCTTCGAGCACCTGATGTTCCAGGGCTCGGAGAACCTGGAGAAGCTGGCCCACTTCCGGCACGTGCAGGGCGCCGGAGGCACCTTCAACGGCTCCACCCACCTGGACTACACCGACTACTACGAGTACCTCCCGGCGAACGCGCTGGAACGCGCGCTCTTCCTGGAGGCCGACCGGATGCGCGGTCCCCGGCTGACCGAAGAGAACCTGCGCAACCAGGTCGACGTGGTCAAGGAGGAGATCCGGGTCAACGTGCTCAACCGCCCGTACGGCGGCTTCCCCTGGCTGACCCTGTCGCCGGTGGTCTTCGACACCTACCCCAACGCGCACGACGGGTACGGCTCCTTCGACGACCTGGAGTCGGCGACGGTGGACGAGGCGGTCGACTTCTTCCAGCGCTACTACGCCAGCGGCAACGCCGTCCTGGCGGTCAGCGGGGACCTCGACGTGGCCGAGGCCACCGCGCTGGTCGAGCGGCACTTCGGCGACGTGCCGGCCCGGCCCGCCCCGGACCGGCCCGACTTCGGTGAACCCGACCTGACCGTCGAGCGGCGCAGCGCGTACACCGACAAGCTGGCCCCGATGCCGGCGGTGGCGAGCGCCTGGCGGGTGCCCGACCCGATCACCGATGTCGCCGGCTACCTGGCGTACGTGGTGCTCGCCGAGGTGCTCACCGACGGCGACGCGTCCCGGCTGGTCGAGCGGTTGGTGCAACGGGACCGGACGGTCACCAGCATCGGTGGGTACCTCGGCTTCATGGGCGACCCGTTCGACGTCCGGGATCCCACCGTCCTGGTGCTCCAGCACCACCTGCCGCCCGGCGGCGACGTGGACAAGGTCCTGCGTACCGTCGACGAGGAACTGGACCGGCTGGCCAGCGACGGGCTCACCGAGGGCGAGCTGGCCCGGACCCAGGCCCGGATGGCGACCCACCTGCTGCGCGACACCGACGCGGTGCTCGGCCGGGCGCTGCGGATGGCGGTCCTGGAACAGCAGCGCGGCGAGCCCGGCCTGCTCAACGACCTGCCCCGGCTCGTCGGCGAGGTCACCGAGGAGCAGGTCCGCACCGCTGCCGCCACCCTGCGGCCCGAACGCCGCGCGTCGATCGAGGTCATTCCCGGAGGTGCCCGGTGA
- a CDS encoding M16 family metallopeptidase has translation MTTETTTRTLPPLGPVRRLKLPRQVERTLDNGLTVIVVRRPAVPLVELRLGVPFGRAHLARGTLLAQTLLAGTAAMSSNRIAAELQAVGGGLSAGVDPDRLMVSGFGLVTGLDRMLEILADVLTGATFPADEVATERAHTVDRIEMAQSQPAHLARVALLRRIYGRHPYAVQTPEPDQLRAVRPAALRRLHAERVHPQGAVLVLVGDVQPERALDAAERALAGWRGDGQPVELPSTPPLEPGPLRLVDRPGSVQSSLRVALPAVPRTHPDHAALQLANLVFGGYFSSRWVENIREDKGYTYGPHSVVEHSAAGSVLVASADVATEVTGPALLETVYELGRLASLPPGEEELEQARRYALGSLQLGMATQAGLASLTSAYAGSGLRLDFLAEHAARLAKATADDVAEAAARYLAPAQAVTVVLGDAERIAPGLAVLGPVETAPAST, from the coding sequence GTGACGACGGAGACCACGACCCGGACGCTGCCGCCGCTCGGCCCGGTACGCCGGCTGAAGCTGCCCCGTCAGGTCGAGCGGACGCTCGACAACGGGCTCACCGTCATCGTGGTGCGCCGACCGGCGGTGCCCCTGGTGGAACTGCGGCTCGGGGTGCCGTTCGGCCGTGCCCACCTGGCCCGGGGCACCCTGCTCGCGCAGACCCTGCTCGCCGGCACGGCGGCGATGTCCAGCAACCGGATCGCCGCCGAGTTGCAGGCGGTCGGCGGCGGGCTCTCCGCCGGGGTCGACCCGGATCGGCTGATGGTCTCCGGGTTCGGCCTGGTCACCGGCCTGGACCGGATGCTGGAGATCCTCGCCGACGTGCTGACCGGGGCGACGTTCCCTGCCGACGAGGTGGCCACCGAGCGGGCGCACACGGTCGACCGGATCGAGATGGCGCAGAGCCAGCCGGCGCACCTGGCCCGGGTCGCGCTGCTGAGGCGGATCTACGGCCGCCACCCGTACGCGGTGCAGACCCCCGAGCCGGATCAGCTCCGCGCGGTCCGGCCGGCGGCGCTGCGCCGGCTGCACGCCGAACGGGTGCACCCGCAGGGCGCGGTGCTGGTGCTGGTCGGTGACGTGCAGCCGGAACGGGCGCTGGACGCCGCCGAGCGGGCCCTCGCCGGTTGGCGGGGGGACGGCCAGCCGGTCGAGCTGCCGTCGACGCCGCCGCTGGAGCCGGGGCCGCTCCGGCTGGTGGACCGGCCCGGCTCGGTGCAGTCGTCGCTGCGGGTCGCGTTGCCGGCGGTCCCCCGCACCCACCCGGACCACGCCGCCCTGCAACTGGCCAACCTGGTCTTCGGCGGCTACTTCTCGTCCCGCTGGGTGGAGAACATCCGCGAGGACAAGGGCTACACGTACGGGCCGCACTCGGTGGTGGAGCACTCGGCCGCTGGTTCGGTGCTGGTCGCCAGCGCCGACGTGGCCACCGAGGTGACCGGGCCGGCCCTGCTGGAGACGGTCTACGAACTGGGTCGGCTCGCCTCGCTCCCGCCCGGGGAGGAGGAGCTGGAACAGGCCCGCCGGTACGCGCTGGGCAGCCTCCAGCTCGGCATGGCGACCCAGGCCGGCCTTGCCTCGCTGACCAGCGCGTACGCCGGAAGCGGACTGCGCCTGGACTTCCTCGCCGAGCACGCCGCCCGGTTGGCGAAGGCGACCGCCGACGACGTCGCCGAGGCGGCGGCCCGCTACCTCGCCCCCGCCCAGGCGGTCACCGTCGTGCTCGGCGACGCCGAGCGGATCGCGCCGGGGCTGGCGGTGCTCGGCCCGGTGGAGACAGCGCCGGCCTCGACATGA
- the nudC gene encoding NAD(+) diphosphatase: MTRTGGAGAGPALPPLARAVLDRAAHRRTEPDWLAGAWRRGRVLVVDTTSAGGRTLVTTDGDPPALRLLDPGQVPDAPPMFLGVGADGVPIFAVDAALPTVPGTRGASLRDVGHLLDDRDAGLFITAIALANWHVRHGFSAVTGEPTVPDEGGWSRIDAQGDRVWPRTDPAMIVLVHDGVSGPAGRCLLGNNATWPATPGGRRFSCLAGYVEPGESAEAAVAREVTEEVGLTVSGIRYAGSQPWPFPGSLMLGFLAAADPAQPLRLDPAEIAHARWFSRREIAEAVAGGAVDVGDGSRLVLPPPLSIAHFLVGHWLDAATGEARLGP, from the coding sequence ATGACCCGTACCGGGGGAGCCGGGGCCGGTCCGGCGTTGCCGCCGCTCGCCCGGGCGGTCCTGGACCGGGCGGCCCACCGGCGTACCGAACCGGACTGGCTGGCCGGGGCTTGGCGGCGAGGTCGGGTGCTGGTGGTGGACACCACCAGCGCCGGCGGCCGGACCCTGGTGACCACGGACGGCGACCCGCCCGCGCTGCGGTTGCTCGACCCCGGGCAGGTGCCGGACGCGCCGCCGATGTTCCTCGGCGTCGGCGCGGACGGGGTGCCGATCTTCGCGGTGGACGCGGCCCTGCCCACGGTCCCCGGCACCCGGGGGGCGTCCCTGCGGGACGTCGGGCACCTGCTCGACGACCGGGACGCCGGCCTGTTCATCACGGCGATCGCGCTGGCCAACTGGCACGTGCGGCACGGCTTCTCGGCAGTGACCGGTGAGCCGACCGTCCCGGACGAGGGCGGCTGGTCCCGGATAGACGCGCAGGGCGACCGGGTCTGGCCGCGGACCGATCCGGCGATGATCGTGCTGGTGCACGACGGGGTGTCCGGCCCGGCCGGCCGCTGCCTGCTCGGTAACAACGCGACCTGGCCGGCGACCCCCGGCGGGCGCCGCTTCTCCTGCCTCGCCGGCTACGTCGAGCCGGGCGAGTCGGCGGAGGCCGCTGTCGCCCGCGAGGTCACCGAGGAGGTCGGTCTCACCGTCTCCGGGATCCGGTACGCCGGCAGCCAGCCCTGGCCGTTCCCCGGTTCGCTGATGCTGGGCTTCCTGGCCGCCGCCGACCCGGCACAGCCACTGCGCCTCGACCCGGCCGAGATCGCCCACGCCCGCTGGTTCTCCCGCCGGGAGATCGCCGAGGCGGTCGCCGGTGGTGCGGTGGACGTGGGGGACGGGTCGCGCCTGGTGCTGCCGCCGCCGTTGTCGATCGCGCACTTCCTGGTCGGACACTGGCTGGACGCGGCCACCGGAGAGGCTCGTCTTGGCCCGTGA
- a CDS encoding DUF397 domain-containing protein has product MNHVPNPLSVGTDELTGAAWRTSTRSQLSNCVEVAPLPAAVALRDSKDRGGPVLLFRREQWRNFLTGARNGEFDLA; this is encoded by the coding sequence ATGAACCACGTCCCCAACCCCCTCTCCGTCGGCACCGACGAGCTCACCGGCGCCGCGTGGCGCACCAGCACACGGAGCCAGCTCTCCAACTGCGTCGAGGTCGCCCCGCTACCGGCCGCCGTGGCCCTGCGGGACAGCAAGGACCGCGGTGGGCCGGTGCTGCTGTTCCGTCGGGAGCAGTGGCGGAACTTCCTGACCGGCGCCCGCAACGGGGAGTTCGATCTCGCCTGA
- a CDS encoding helix-turn-helix domain-containing protein, whose translation MPPAVPSPILRRRRLGTELRSLREASSLTGEQVIERVGWASASKLSRLENGRSRPDPKDILALLDLYGADDETRAELTAITREAGDIRAWLKSYGAMTEQQRSYAELEAGCAEIREYNPVLVPGLLQTAAYARVRIASTRLTDEDADPQGIETEVDARLARQALLRPTDAPRYTAVLEEGALGRRAGPPEVIREQLGQLCELAACPNVTILVLPRDATIGDWYLPPTAFSLYRFPDPADPEALAIEGGFTDVVSHDANALNRYKMVFEWLSAAARSPSDSLDWLTEMAGRTTETAAPPTAAYGSPPAPAQRRGVSGRLTGR comes from the coding sequence GTGCCTCCTGCCGTACCCAGCCCGATCCTGCGACGACGCCGGCTCGGCACCGAACTACGCAGCCTGCGTGAGGCGTCCAGCCTCACCGGGGAACAGGTCATCGAGCGGGTTGGCTGGGCCTCGGCGTCCAAGCTCTCCCGCCTGGAGAACGGCCGCAGCCGGCCTGATCCGAAGGACATTCTCGCCCTGCTCGACCTGTACGGCGCGGACGACGAGACCCGCGCGGAGCTGACCGCCATCACCCGGGAGGCGGGGGACATCCGGGCCTGGCTGAAGTCGTACGGGGCGATGACCGAGCAGCAGCGCAGCTACGCCGAGTTGGAGGCGGGCTGCGCGGAGATCCGCGAGTACAACCCGGTCCTGGTGCCGGGCCTGCTCCAGACCGCCGCGTACGCCCGGGTCCGGATCGCCTCGACCCGGCTGACCGACGAGGACGCCGACCCGCAGGGCATCGAGACCGAGGTGGACGCGCGACTGGCCCGGCAGGCGCTGTTGCGGCCGACCGACGCGCCCCGCTACACGGCGGTGCTCGAGGAGGGGGCCCTGGGCCGGCGGGCCGGACCGCCGGAGGTGATCCGGGAGCAGCTCGGCCAGCTCTGCGAGCTGGCCGCGTGTCCGAACGTGACGATCCTGGTGCTCCCCCGCGACGCCACCATCGGCGACTGGTACCTCCCCCCGACCGCCTTCTCGCTCTACCGCTTCCCGGACCCGGCGGACCCGGAGGCGCTGGCGATCGAAGGGGGCTTCACCGACGTCGTGTCACATGACGCAAATGCCCTGAATCGCTATAAAATGGTCTTCGAGTGGCTAAGCGCGGCGGCGCGCTCCCCATCGGATTCCCTCGACTGGCTGACCGAGATGGCCGGACGAACGACCGAGACGGCGGCACCGCCCACGGCGGCGTACGGGTCGCCACCGGCACCGGCCCAACGTCGCGGCGTCTCCGGGCGACTGACGGGGCGGTGA
- a CDS encoding MFS transporter, giving the protein MHTVLRRPDFRLLFGALLASMTAESILVLALAIWVKDLTGSDRMAASVIFSVVAPRILAPLVGWVVDRYRRRPSFVAANVVTAALLTPLLTVRDSGDVWIVYLVGAFYGLSSIALGAALSGLLRTLLPLDLLAEANAAMQTVRQSLRLGGPLVGAALYAAVGGWALTVIGVTGFVTAAAVAGLLRVVEPTRPQRLARSLTELGAGLRHLGAEPLLRRALLGYGVAALVIGFSEALLFAYVEHGLGRPPAFVGVLFSVQGVGGLAGALLSPAVVRRFGEVGALAAGVGLFGTAALTLAYPGLWLAVAALLLAGLSLPLSWVGLHTLVQRRTEPGLIGRATAATDALVSGPQAISIGTGAVLVAVLDYRLLFALVGVVMLAAAAYLWRARRLAPAPAGSVPAGPVIPAPRRPLSGPRRARSATRVEHEVVVPTRQDG; this is encoded by the coding sequence ATGCACACCGTCCTGCGCCGCCCCGACTTCCGACTGCTCTTCGGTGCCCTGTTGGCGAGCATGACCGCCGAGTCGATCCTGGTGCTCGCCCTGGCGATCTGGGTGAAGGACCTGACCGGGTCCGACCGGATGGCCGCCTCGGTGATCTTCTCGGTGGTCGCGCCGAGGATCCTCGCCCCGCTGGTGGGCTGGGTCGTCGACCGGTACCGCCGCCGCCCCTCCTTCGTCGCCGCGAACGTGGTCACCGCCGCGTTGCTCACCCCGCTGCTGACCGTCCGGGACTCCGGCGACGTGTGGATCGTCTACCTGGTCGGCGCGTTCTACGGCCTGTCGTCCATCGCGCTCGGCGCGGCGCTCAGCGGGCTGCTGCGTACCCTGCTCCCGCTCGACCTGCTGGCCGAGGCGAACGCGGCCATGCAGACCGTACGCCAGAGCCTGCGGCTGGGCGGTCCGCTGGTCGGGGCGGCGCTCTACGCCGCCGTCGGCGGCTGGGCGCTCACCGTCATCGGCGTCACCGGCTTCGTCACCGCCGCCGCCGTGGCGGGCCTGCTCCGGGTGGTCGAGCCCACCCGTCCGCAGCGGCTGGCGCGCAGCCTGACCGAACTGGGGGCCGGGCTGCGTCACCTCGGCGCCGAGCCGCTGCTGCGGCGGGCCCTGCTCGGGTACGGGGTGGCCGCGCTGGTGATCGGGTTCAGCGAGGCACTGCTCTTCGCCTACGTCGAACACGGGCTGGGTCGGCCGCCCGCCTTCGTGGGCGTCCTGTTCAGCGTGCAGGGGGTGGGTGGACTGGCCGGCGCGCTGCTCTCCCCGGCCGTGGTACGCCGCTTCGGCGAGGTCGGCGCGCTCGCCGCCGGGGTGGGGCTGTTCGGGACGGCGGCGCTCACCCTGGCGTACCCGGGTCTGTGGCTCGCCGTGGCGGCGTTGCTGCTGGCCGGCCTGTCGCTCCCGCTGAGCTGGGTCGGACTGCACACGCTGGTGCAGCGGCGGACCGAACCCGGGCTGATCGGTCGGGCGACCGCCGCGACGGACGCGCTGGTCAGCGGACCGCAGGCGATCTCCATCGGCACCGGAGCGGTGTTGGTGGCGGTGCTCGACTACCGGCTGCTCTTCGCCCTCGTCGGCGTGGTGATGCTGGCCGCCGCGGCGTACCTGTGGCGGGCCCGGCGGCTCGCCCCGGCACCGGCCGGATCGGTCCCGGCCGGGCCGGTGATCCCCGCTCCGCGTCGTCCGCTGTCCGGGCCGCGCCGCGCCCGGTCCGCCACCCGCGTCGAGCACGAGGTCGTCGTCCCGACCCGGCAGGACGGCTGA
- a CDS encoding mycoredoxin, with protein sequence MLTMYSTPWCGYCHRLKSQLDREGIAYQVVDIEQDTAAAEFVMKVNGGNQTVPTLRFTDGSALTNPSINQVKQHLASLADA encoded by the coding sequence ATGTTGACGATGTATTCCACGCCGTGGTGCGGCTACTGCCACCGGCTGAAGTCGCAGCTCGACCGGGAGGGCATCGCGTACCAGGTGGTGGACATCGAGCAGGACACGGCGGCGGCCGAGTTCGTCATGAAGGTCAACGGCGGCAACCAGACGGTGCCGACGCTCCGCTTCACCGACGGCTCCGCCCTCACCAACCCCTCGATCAACCAGGTCAAGCAGCACCTCGCGAGCCTGGCCGACGCCTGA